A region of the Sphaerodactylus townsendi isolate TG3544 linkage group LG15, MPM_Stown_v2.3, whole genome shotgun sequence genome:
GTTTCTTAAAAAGCTCCATACAAAACTGATTAGTGATCTGGGAAATAATATcttccaaaaataacccctgaGATTAATTTGGATTGCTTTTTCACTCCACCCACTCTAACTTACTCCCACATCACAGGCTCTGTCCCTCCTGGGTTTTATACAACTTCTTAGTGTAGCTTTGTTCAGAGGCCAAACCAGATGTCCTCCCTCCTTTTTCCTCAGCAGCAATGCTGGCTAAATGCAACCCACTTGGACTGAGGGTGTTGGGCGCTGTCAGTCATTGCTCCTGGACAGCTAATTGTCAACTGAAGCAAAATTCAAACCAAATTATTTCCCAGGCAGTGGCATTTCTCCCTACTAAGCAGATCCTGGCAAGAGAGGAGCACTGTGAGCCAATCACTTTGGGGAGAAGCCAAAGAAAGCCACAGTTCTGTTCCTCCTTTGTGGAGGGAAACCTTGTTTGTTCATTGCAAGTACTATTACTTGGAAAACAGAGATCTAGGATTAGTTTGCTCAGATGCCTGTTGAATGTGACCATTTTGTCCAGTGTGGTTGAAACTTGAGGATTGTTTAGTAGACAGACAGAGAGGTGCAGTTATAGATAGCTCCCTACTACAGGGTGACTATCTGCTTGAAAAATGAGGAGTGTTCAAAATAGATGGAGAACTGTATTCAGTGAAAAAAATGGTGTCATTATTTTTATATACAGCTGCCCCAGACCTCCTGCATGCATTCCCCATAGTAAATAATGGCTCTGAATTCTGGAACTTGAAAAAAACACATGGATTGGAATCATGAATTGGTAATGTCCTACCTAAAAATaagttatttaaaaataagttatttAAATTTCTCACTCCATCCACCCAAGATCTGGAATTataaagtttttttctttgtgcATGTCTTATCAATTTCTGGTAACTGGTGACCAGTTTTCAGATCTTGTGTCTGGTGGCCAGTTTTCAGGTCTTGTAGCATGCTTTTCTAATGAGTTGTACTGGCTACAAACAATGCTTTCACTTCAAGTAGCGTGGAGGTGCAAGATTCTCATGATTTTGTGGACAAGGTCCCTTCATGTTTGAGACTGGAAATCCCACCGACACCATGAAACTTGAGACCCATGTTGACTCTCCTAAGTTTATTTTCTGAACAGTTTTGTCTGCCACAGAAAGAACATCTTCACTTCTAATGCACATGGTGGAGGAGGCAATCATCTGGACCAGTATGATCAATGTTCTTCCATTTTTTGAGATTGCAACATCCTCAATCATCCCAAAGTATCAATTTTGAAACCTCCAGTTTTATTTTCTAACTAGTAATAAAGCTCATTGTATGACCAAATACAAGTGGCTCCTCCCACTTTTCCTCCCCCTGTTGTTCCATATCTCCAACTCCCTCTTCATCGTCCTTCTCTTCCCAGATGCTTGAATCAGCATGCAAAGGTTATTGGTGCCCATTGGGGGGGACcggccccatgtcaccagctctctcctcctccacctctcctcctccttcagttcCCAGTTGCTTGTGCTTCTTCCTGGATGCCTGAATTGCCACACAACTGATAATGGTGCAGTTGAGTCTGCCAGCAGTTGCAACCCTCCCACTGGTAGTGGCCAATGCCTATGCCTGCTCCTCCTGAAGTAGCTGCAGATGGTAgaatgactgtaattattcagcagtgggggagaagggcaagcatTAGAGAGAGTAACCCCATTCAGTGTAAGATCCATCCCCACTTTGTGTGTTCACAATGACTAGTTGGAAGTGAATCATGCATGGTGATCAGCTGGAGGTGAGTCATTGTCACCATGGCTAGCTGGAAGTGAGTCActgccaccatggctagcagGGTCATTGCCACTATAGCAAGGTTTTTTTTCATATTGTAGATGAGTTATTTCTGCTACAGACTGATGGGTACATGGACAGTCACacacattattttattatatgaGATAAGAAATCTAGAAACATAGAGCTAGAAGGGACTACCAAGGTCATCTAGCCCAACTGCTGCACAATGCAATGAATTCAACTACCTCCCCTAGTATTATAATTCTAAAAATGTAATAGTCCAAAGCTCATGCGTAAAGTCTTTTTTGAGACAGAGTTTGTTTAATCTTTCCCATATGATACTTTAATAAGTGAAGCAACTgggaacagaaggaggaggagaggagggggagggggagggagctggtgacatgcagccagggggggggcagaaaagcaggatggGTCCTCCCTAGTGAACACCATTAACCTTTGTATGCAAATTCAGAAATCAGGtaagaggaggatgaagaggaagtTGGTGTTTGTGGGCCCAAAGGGGGAGGAAAAGTGGTTGGGTTTCACCTTCTTGATGGACGCCATtaatccaccaacagttttctagagccccttgtttttgtttgtatagcgagctttattgctagttttaaaataaaactagaGGTTTGAAAATTAACCTCCTACTTTAGGATGATTGAGGATGTTGAAATCTCTAAAATGGAGGAAAGTTGAACATGCTGGACCAGATGTTCCTCCACTATATGCAATAGAAGTGAAGATGTTCTGTCTGTGGCAGACAAAACCTAGAAAATAAACCTAGGAGACTCAGCTTTTGCCACAAGCTTCAGGGTGTTGCTTGGATTAGCAGTCTCAAACATCAGAACATACTGGTCCACATAATCTTGAAAAACCTTGCACCCCATGTTCCTTGAATTGGAATCTTTGTTTGTAGCTGGTATAACTCATTTGAAAAGGAAGCTACAAGACCAGAAAACTGGTTACCAGTTTCAAGAAGTTGGTAAGTGAAGATGTGCACTAAGAAAATAAACCTGTTAAAATTTCAGatcttgggtgggtggggtgagaaaTTTTTGTCAGGATGGCTTATTTTTAGGTAGGACATTGTCAATTCATGATTCCAGTCCATGTGTTTTGTCAGGTTCCAGAATTCAGAACCATTATTTACAATGTGGAATGCATGCAGGAGGTCTGGGGCAGCTGTATATGAAAATAATAGCATCACATTTTCACTGAATGTAGTTCTCCCTCTAGTTTAAATGCCCCTTATATTTCAAGCACAGCCCCCCTACCCCCCAACACCATCTATATCTGCATCTCTCTGGctgtctatatctatatctatatctgcATCTCTCTGGCTGTTTTCTAAACAATGTTCGTGTTTCAACCACACTGGACAAATTGGTCACATTCAACAGGCACCTGAACAAACTAATCATAGATCTCTGTTTTCCAAGTCATAGTACTCACAAAGAACAaacaagggctgattccgcatggccaaaaacagcagtgtgaaaatggtgtgaaaatggtgtaaaagggtttaaaatggtgttaaagggtttatactgttttcacaccgttttcacaccactgtttttggcccatgcagaattagCCAAGGTTTCCCTccacaaaggaaaaagagaactgtggctttCTTTGGCTTCTCTCCAAAGTGATTGGCTGACTGTGATCCTCCCTTGTCAGAATTTGCTTAGTAGAGAGAAATGCCATTGCCTGGAGCAATGACTGAAAGCCCCCAACACCCTCAGTCCAAGTGGGTTGCATTTAGCCAGCATTGCTGCTgaggaaaaaggagggagggggtctgGTTTGGCCTCTGAACAAAGCTACACTAAGAAGTTATATAAAAGCCAGGAGGGACAGAGCCTGTGATGTGGGAGTAAGTTAAAGTGGGTGGAGTGAAAAAGCAATCTAGATTCAGGGTTTTTGTTTGAATACATTATTTCCCAGATGGCTAATCAGTTTGGTAATAAGCTTTTTAATAAACTGTCCCAATGGACTCACATTCTAAAACCACATAGCTTAACTTCCCTGGAGAACAGCAGTTCCATTACTTATCTTTAATTTTCCCAATCTATTCCAATCTTTGGATATATCAGTTGGGGTAAATATAAATacacttttttttgcttaaaTACAAAGCTGCACATGGTTATATTAATGAAGTGCAACCTATAAAACCTGCTATTTAGGATGTCAAAACAGGAAAACCCTGGTAGACATGGTTTGAAGAAAACTGATAATACTGAAGGATATCTGGTGAGAAGAAATTGGTTGAGCCTTTTCTCCGCATTGAATGATCTCTTCCCCCAAGGTAATTTTATGACAACTCAAATCATCTTGCTTAATATCTTTTGTCATTTTCTTCATGTTTGAAAGGATCAATCCATTCAGGTACCATGACAGGGGTGGAGGACATTTTCCCCATGGTTGCCAACAGTGGCATATGAGACCATTTGGGTTTGCACTCAGGGCCAGTTCAAGCAAACAATGCACTGTCAATGCAGCTGTGACCAGTGGTGCAACAGGTATGGCTTATGTCTGTCACTCCCTGCACAGCCATTAGCAAAATGCAAGGCAAATCTCTGAGATGCTAGTGGAAGAGTCGGCTTGCTCTGAGAGTATTTGTCCGAGTATAATTTCATCCCccctttatttttgtttgctgaCACACCAACAAGTAAATTCTGGGGTCACTGAAGCCAAGATGATTGTCTGCCTCTGGAGTACAGTTATAAACAAGGGATGCCCTTTAATACAAAGTCAGAAAACAACCATGAAAAGTTAGTTTCTGATTTTTTGAAATACATCTGTGGTCTTAATCCTGATGTGTTTGACCTGCTTGTatgaagtataaatgaaatatCATTCAGAATGTTAAGCAGGTTGAGTAGGTCACCTATGTATCAGCACAAGAAATATCTTTTCCGTGTACAGCAAGTCTAAAGGACAGCTATTACAACAATAGTAGCCATGAGTAACTTCTTGCAACAGAAAGAACTGATTCTACTGGACTACAAATGGAGGTCAGCCACTCTGTGAGATTGAGGTAAGATAATTTTGAACCATGGActttagcttaaaaaaaaatcatttcagatttataccctgGTAAACCAGGCTCAGGGTAGCAAACAACATCTTAAAATCCAGTACAATGCATTCCAGTTTAAAACCTTTCATTGAATCAACAGCACGGGGACATAAACTTTGGGCTTCCCAGAATATAATTATCAGAGCAGAGGAGCCTCTACAAAGACCTCTCAGTACCACAAAACTTCAAGAAAGCTTTCCCCCTAACTCCTTGTTCCTGGTATCTCAAAGGGaggcaagagagaaaaggggaaagggaggtaagacaagggaaagggaaagggaggaagaaggggaggaagggaagaagggagggagagaggacaaGATTCGTTGGTAAACTCTGGCTGACTTAATCAAATGCTTGGTGgaacaattcatttttttcagagGTGAGCAATCCCTTCAAACTATCAGTTTCTTGTGTATCTTGCTCTTCATCAGTGgcggaattcaaataatttaacaaccggttctggtggtgggattcaaataatttaacaactggtttttacaagcaccattttaacaatcggttctgccaaagtggtgcgaaccagttgaatcccaccactgctcttaatccAACTGATCTTGGAGCAATACACTTAATTCTCCCTACTTAGCTTCATAAGAATtctaggttagtctgagagagggTGATTGGCCTAAGGTATTTTCGGGAGTTTCATAGCTGAATGGAAATTGAGTTTTCAATCAGGCAGTCCAGATCTACCATTATAGACATTGCATCACATTGAGTAGATTTTTGAGGTCACTATTTACGAAGTGACATACAGATCACGATAATTCGTATTTGAATGGGCACATGACAAGCAGATGCTTTATTGTGTAGGAATTACCCCCACTTCCCTTGTACTGATCATTTATTCAACTTTACTAAGGCTGCATTTTTATGTACACAGTTGGCTTCCTAATAGTTTCTGATTCGTTGTCCATTTTCTCTTGATTTAACAGAAGTCTCCAGAAGTGACCAAAATTAAATTGATTGATTCTGAAAGAACTTACAGTTCCATTACTTATTGTGCAAATGTTCCATGTTCTGAGCTCCTGGCAACTAATCATGCACGAATTGATCATTGGTCTTAGTGTGGCagaataagttttttttttttttcagttttattacggccattaggccagcaaaaaagagcagagaagaacaagaaaaaggaggaacaacaaacaaaagaacaatcgaatttgcactgaaatccacgaaacagaaatccacacaagtGGCAGAATAAGCATCTATACATGATGCTGCATTTTCAACAGTGATGGCTACGAGGTTGTTGgttggaggaagaagagttgggattcatactctgcctttctcaaccataaggagtcttaaagtggcttataaactccttctctttcGCTCCCCttaacaggaaccttgtgaggtaagaaagactgaaaaagttctgagataATTGTGAGTAGCtaaaggtcacccatcaggcttcacgtggagagAAGGAACAAAACTGGttctctacaccacactggctcgcaGTGTGCAGATTCATTTAGAATACACATTCTGTTTTAAAACACCTTGGGAAAATAATTTCAGCAGATTTTTTCTGCCATCCTTTTATTGGAATTAGGCAGTCATAAACCCACAGGTGGATAGAAGGTCATCATGTCCACTAGCCTTCTGAATGTGTAatagctcctttccattcctgtcTAATAGTTCCCCTCTAAGTGAAGAGTCTTACTCTGTGAAAGAGGTTTTGCTGTGGTAGAAGAACATTTTTCTCCGTAGGAGCATGATCCTCACTATTCTCGTCAGACTCCTGATTAGTTGAGTTGTGATCCTTCTTCATATGGTATCTTCACATTTGCATGCTATCTTTTCAACAGGACTGGCTATTTACCATAATGTGGAGAAATGAGACAAAGATAACCACATTCATCCTTCTGGGATTTGGAGACTTACATGAATTGCAAATACCACTGTTCCTGTTGTTTCTAGCAATCTACATTGTGGCAATCACTGGAAATATCCTCATATTTGTGCTTGTTATCTTTGATCAGCACCTTCACACTCCCATGTACTTCTTCCTGGGGAACCTATCCTTCTTAGAGGCTTGCTACACCTCCAATATATTCCCAAGATTACTTTTAGCTCTCCTGACTGGGGACAGAATGATTTCTGTCAACAGCTGCTTAGCACAGTGGTATCTCTGCAGTTCCTTGGTAGCTACTGAATGTTGCTTACTCTGTGGGATGTCTTATGACAGGTATTTGGCTATCTGCAAACCACTGCATTATGCAACCGTCATGAACATTCAGACTTGCATCCTCTTAAAAGTCGCATCCTGGATCAATGGATTTGCAGTTTTTTCTATATTACTCCTTTTGCTGTTGAAGTTACCATTTTGTGGCCCCAATGAAATAGACCATTATTTTTGTGACTACTTTGCCCTCCTAAAAAGTTCCTGCAGTGATGTTAGTTTCATGAAAATGTTGAGTtactttgtggcagccattttcacactccctccttttcttctcacgTTAGCATCTTATGTATACATTATAGCTGCCATCTTGAAAATTCCCTCCACTACTGGAAGGCAAAAGGCCTTCTCCACCTGCTCCTCTCATTTAATTGTGATTTCTGTTTTCTATGGGTCTCTAATGATTGTGTATATGTTTCCAAAGACTGAAGGAAAGCAAGATGTGGGCAAATTTTCCTCCCTCTTGTATATAGTGCTGCCCCCTTTGATCAATCCCTTCATCTACAGTCTGAGAAATAAGGAGGTCAAAGAGGCGTTACAAAATATGATTCGGAGGATTGTGAACAGTAAACCTTACCCATAAAGTTAGTGGAAAGGATCCATACATAGCAAATATTTCTCCTTAAACATTCTTTGTTTAAGAGGTCTTTTTGTAAAATGCAGGGAAATCAAGTGAAGCCATATAGTGGATATGGGATGAatgaagccattttttttcattccatcTTACTCAAATCTCCTCTTTACTACAGCCCCCATCTTATGTTAATGCTGTTCATGTTGATCCATGATCTCCAACATAAACTGTGTTGGATGTATAAAGGGATGGTGTTCCATTTTTCACCAGGAGAACAGCTATTTCTGTCCAACCCAACATTTCCCTcattatgcttttttaaaaaaagaaaaaaaccttccatgctacattttttctaggaaaaaaacactttttaaactttcttttctaaaagcatttgttaacacagcaaagcaaaacCAAAATATTGTGTTctaaaacattcaataaaattCTGGGTCTTTTTCATTGACAGTGTGGTTTCAATACGTACATATGGGGGAATCTCACAGGGCTGAATAAACTACTGAATAAGTTTCTGAACAGATGTTCCTGCAGGATGATAAGATGTTGCATGGAAGGGCAAGTTTCAGTGAAATCCCAatcagttacacccttctaatcccACTGAACAAAATTGGTTTTGgtgggtgtaactctacttagggaGGCAGTGTTATAAATACTCCTGGATAACAAGTAATTTTTGCCCACACAACAGGCCTGatgagttattattattattattttatttattaaatttaatagaccgccctacccccgaagggctcagggaaaaaggggtggggaatcCTTTCAACTTCTATACATGGAGCATCGTgacttgtcttgtcttgtctgttTTGGCCCTTTTTGAGCTTCTTCAAATTTCTTTTGAGCTTCTTGAACATTTTTCAGAATTTACCAGGTGTCTGCTTGTGGAAAACACCTAGGCTGATTATGCATgaagtgtttgctgtgtggtggaaaTGTCTGCTGAAGCAAGATTCCTTGTATGAATGTAtctcctctagccctgctttcactttccactctttctgtggcaagcaaattcacttatagcacaatttaattttgcttcattggcacagctttgcccccaaCCTTTTCCTTCCACCGTCAGCAaccccacctagtcttaccccccacTCTTTTGTACTGCTTTGCATGGCTCTCCCTTACCCTACTCCCTGTTGccaactgtagtaatgcaccgctgacccagcagcaccgtggtcgagcgctggaacacctacgctcctacggccttctggtcgcaccgcacccccactcctcatccccctatgagtcacgggtcatgaactgtctggctcagtcaccgggcgcagggacaatggtcttgcccccaggtgaggattaggctcaggcagctgcagctcctctccgcctgcgtagccaggtgagatcatgcatcacatgatgatctcccgacctcccgctctcccggaactccctccgttcctcccttctacacgcccccgatagaatcacaataaaaggtgccaggaaccagcacgcgggagactcgctaggaacacggacctcaaGCGCTCCCGCTTCTGGCGatctcccaccagatgttatctccgcgtcacCGTCTGCGTTCTTGCGCCTGACCACGTGGAGTCGAAGCTTCAAGCTGAattgccgaaacccgggaatcctcgaacctccaccctgctcaatCGTGCAAGCGCCTGGGAAAGGGGCGGCGGTACGAggagtccgctggatcggcgcatccagggaccaccgtttcggtatcgcccgtccgctggatcggcgcatccagggactcgagtcctaggacactctctcgtccgacggaacaccggtgagtataggagcttgcaaaagcagggcttatgacagaaGCACGTTAatcgaactgaaagcgttagcgaaaatgcggcagggtctccgtgaaagaggggagctgcgccaaagaattggttgaggagattgaagctcaatgtccatggtacccagaaggggggacattgaatcttaaggactgggaaaagatCGGGCGCACTTCTTCGCCGACAGAGCCTCGtagcgcgccgatgtcactgcctactgacgtggagacaatgttatcaataagtcgccatcagcctgcaggaccTATGGCTACcctttgctgtaggcagccctcctttcgatctttcaccttcaatttcaaccccggaattttctctatcctcggGCTAAATtgggacgcctgtcctccttctgccccccttgctcctccgcccatttcaaattctcctttGGCTCAGTCCGCCCCCTCCCTGCTCCGCctttcattttccgaagccaccatGCTTTTACTCCGTCAGCACcacgtaatggcgggtttcacaaaactctcgcagagcgtgtTAGCCACGATCTGAAATAGAAAGCCTGGCCGaggaagagcgatgccgatattctcgcgaTTGTGCCccggtccatttcacagataccgagggaggatggcattgttcccgggcgggttgtcgaaaatcgcccattaagctataacatcctcactgagctccgcgatAAGCGATGcggggacgtaggaatcactagcccctacgtgagaggcatgctagaggcaatcgcgaggaatcacttaatggttccggacgactggaagaccaccttccacatgctcctgagccctggtaacaatttgtgatctggggagagcgaagttccgccagcaatgctttagcagggcagcccgCCTCGGCCTACACCACCGCtgacagctttacggcttcgatgccttcagtaaccccaacaatcagattgtcctgctctgaggccacccttacggtgcgCCTCTGAGTGCAGCTTAcaaaggcgtttgtcaaggtccccaattctggccagcccacacagagcttctcagCGGCCATACGGGccaaagccccaagagccctatgccgaagtttgtgaacagagctccaggaagcgctcaagaggcaggtagatagcgaagaggctccaaaacggaggctcctcatgcgcctgcgGCTAAGGAGAagcgcctccacggagtgccgcaggagCAATCCACGGCTCTGGGcaaagaccctgaactggccgtgacatgcttaaggcttgccaggacatcggatcttccgcccaccaagctagcctccttgcTGCAGTAcccactctccaccgccaggggacagcctctAGGATGATTAAGCTTTAATCTTctggcagacccggacacttccggcgaagggaatgtaggcagcccggtggggggcctataaccccgatggaggagggtcctcccccaagaggagaaggccgcccaagacccggtgcccacgatgccagaggcttccattggagaagcgactgcccgtcgggaaacttcgCCCAGGCTGTCTCCCCAGCCtgcaggaccaaggaggagaatattaggaGCAGACCTTGCAGACACCAGGCCCACGCCAATGACCGCCCCACTTGTGGCATCTGCGGCTCACGTGttacccagcccatctccttcaagttccccacgaggtcgcttgtcgccccaacccagtatgctGGCGTAACCCcaccatccctaccgggactattgggctgg
Encoded here:
- the LOC125444188 gene encoding olfactory receptor 2AP1-like, which encodes MHGDQLEEPCEDWLFTIMWRNETKITTFILLGFGDLHELQIPLFLLFLAIYIVAITGNILIFVLVIFDQHLHTPMYFFLGNLSFLEACYTSNIFPRLLLALLTGDRMISVNSCLAQWYLCSSLVATECCLLCGMSYDRYLAICKPLHYATVMNIQTCILLKVASWINGFAVFSILLLLLLKLPFCGPNEIDHYFCDYFALLKSSCSDVSFMKMLSYFVAAIFTLPPFLLTLASYVYIIAAILKIPSTTGRQKAFSTCSSHLIVISVFYGSLMIVYMFPKTEGKQDVGKFSSLLYIVLPPLINPFIYSLRNKEVKEALQNMIRRIVNSKPYP